One Polaribacter reichenbachii genomic window, TATGCTAAGAAATAAAATTATAAATCTGCTCTTCATTTTAAAAATTTAATCATTATTTGTTTACCAATTTATACTGTGTTTCTAATGGCACTCCAAAATTACTTTCTAATCCTGCTTTAATTTGTTTATAAAACTTAGTATCTGGTGGCATACTTAAATTTTGCCAAAAAACTGGGTCGTATGGTAATTCTAAATTCCCCATATCTTTATCTGCACCATATGCTCTTACTTTAATTTTTTTCTTATCAGTTTGTACATCATATACAAAAGCTTCAAGCTGATATCTTAAGGTTTCTGCGGGCGTGCCTAATAATTCTTTTGGTATATTCCATTTAGGAAAACTCCAATCATTTTTATAATAACTGATTACTAATTTTCCATTTTGATGTTTTTTATAGATATATAAAGATTTTCCTCTTTCAATTCGATACACTTTATAGCTATCTATACCAATGAATAAAACAATATTATCCCACTTCTTTTTAGGGTTTGTTCCTTTTAAAATTAATACTTCTTCACCATCATAAGAGGTTTCTCCATCTACAATCCATTTAAACTTTTTTAAATTTCTTTTATGCTGAGAAGAAATTGGTCTTAACGGATTTACTTCATGCATACCAATTATTGGATGTCTCCATTGTTCGCGTTTCCAATACCTATAATCCGCAGATTTTCTAGAATGTAAAACTTGAATAATTCCTGTGCCATAAGCAGGACCTCTATCTCTTACAGCAACGTAATTCTCTACAAAAAACTTAGATTTCCCTTCTTCTGTTCCTGCTCTTCTAAATAGCATTTCTAGCTTATGAGGTTCACTTAATGTATTTTCTTTTAAACTTTTAAGTGCTGATAAAACATAATGTTTTGGTGCTAAGATTGTAATCTCATCCATTTCCATTACACTTTCTTTTAACACAATTTTCTGCTCTTTTTGTGCTAAATAATCTTTTACTTTAACCTTTGTTGGTATAAAACCTAAAGATGAAAAAGACAAGGTGTCTTCTAATTCTGCTGATGTTAGAAAAAGAGAAAAACCACCATCTTCAGTACTAGAAGTTCCTTTAGTTTTACCCACTAAAGTAATTGCAGCAAATGGTATAGGATTATCAAATTCATCGATTACAATACCTTTTACAACTACCTTTTGCTGAGCTTGAATTGCATTGGTATTTAATCCTAAAAAAATAAAAAGTAAGAAAGTAATTGTTGTAAGTTGTTTCATTTTTTAAATAAATTACAGTTTAAGAATACTATTTTTTTACAAAAACAGTATTGTAAACTTTGTTTGCATTTTTAATCTTAATAAAATAAGTACCTGCTTGCAAAGCAGAAACATCAATTGAATTAAGAGTGTTTTTAGTTACTACTTGCTTCCCTAAAACAGAGAATATTTTTACATCAACCAAACCATTTATTTCATTTCTAAACTTTAAGTTTAAAGTTGTTGTTGTTGGGTTTGGATAAATCGTTAAATTATCATCTAAAAAAACATCGTTTACAGACAATGGTTCTCCTGAATCTTCTATTGCATTGATACCTGCTGTCCATGCAGTACCACCAAATTCGTAAGCTCCAATATCTGGCGCATTATTTTTATAGGGTTTTGTAAAATCAGAAATTACCCTTCCTTGATCTACAACAGCAGAATTTGCTAAAGGCATAAAATCTTGATTGTTTGGGTCTTTTAAAGTTGATAATGTTGTAATTACATTGTCTTTTATATCAAATTCACTAGTACCATTACCCGCAAACCAATCTGCAACATTAGAAAAGTTATTGTAAATCTTGTTGTTAGATTGACTACGACCATTTACCCATGAATCCATAGCTCTTTCTGCATCCCAAATTGTATTATGATAAAAGTTTAAATTCTCGTTATTCCAGTTTACTTGGTATGCACTCCAAGAAACATTCCAAACTACATTATGATGCACAACATAACCTTTACTATCGTTGTCTAAATAAATTCCTGCAGCTTTTGCAGGATCACCTTGTGAATGCGAATAAGAAGGAGCTATAGCATCGTGAAACCAATTATGATGAATTTCATTATTTTTTAAATTAGTATTACCCACAGTATAAAAAATACCAGAATCGCTATTAATTTTTTGAGAAGCAGAAACATCATTATACGCAACCTCGCAATTACTACCTGCAACATACATTCCGTCTCTACCTGCATTAAAAATAGTGTTTTTTAACACTTTTAAATTATTTGCTGATGTTCGAATTGGAGATGCATGAATACCAACATAATCGATATTAGAAATGGTATTTTGCTCTACAATACAATTATGAGCACCAGACCAATTTACAACTGTAATTCCGCTTGCAGAAGAATGATCTATAGTGTTTCCTCTTACAATTGTATTACCTCCAAGAATTTCTAAAGATGCTTCACCAACTTGAGCAGAAGTGTTTGTTAAACTATCATGACCTTCACTGCCATGTATTATATTACAGTTTAAAATGATATTATTATCTGCATTATTATGAATTTTTACACTTCCGCCAAAGAAATCTAATCCTTCAAATTTTATATAATCTCCTTTAATTTCTGCAATAAATTGAGCAGTTGCATATTCAACAGAATTATCAGCAGGTTTAGCACCATTATTTGTTTTTAAATACAGTGTAGTTGTTGTTGCATCATAATACCATTCTCTATAATAATCTAATGCTTCTAACTTATTAAACAAATAAAATTGCCCTCTTTCATTACCTACATTATTTCTCCAGGTTTCTGCATTATGAGTATTAAAAGGCCACTTGTTTATATCTACTTGTTCGTGGTTTATTCTAGAGGTTGTGTTAGATGTAATTGGTCTGGTCCAACTTGTGCCAGAATGTGCACCTAAATAATACATTAAACCACCATTTGCCCAATTAATATTTGGTATACCAGAAGCAGTTATATAATTCCCTGCACCTCCACCAGTTACAGGGTGGCAATCTACGGTCCATCTATTATTATCAATATTATTAGGCCAACGTGCTAAATCCATATATTCATCATTATGATATACAGCTCTAAATCTGCTTGCAATATTCATATTTACAGAGGTTTTGTAAATATCATTTTGGTAGAGTTGCCAATTATTTATTTTTTTTGTAGCTCTAATATCAACCTTTTCACCATCCATTGCTTTTATAGTAATGTAATTACTGCTCGTACCATTTTTAGAAATTACAAAAGGTTCTTCGTACACACCACCTCTAATTATACAAACATCGCCAGAAGTTAAAACTGAAATTGCTTTGCTTAAAGTTTTATAAGGGCTAGATAAAGTTCCGTTATTAGAATCATTACCATTTGTAGCAACATAAATAGTTTTACTGTACATAAAACTTGATGCGAATAAAATTGCAATTACTAAAATTTGTTTTATCCTTTTTAAAATCATTTTTTGATGTTTTACCATTCAGTCAATTTTTTATTACTCTTTTATTCAATAATTTTTAAATTTTTGCTAAATTTAGACTTCATTTTTTATCAGATTGATAACATTTAAAATCATTAAGCTTTTCCTAAAATTAACATTGTTGTAAATATCTTTACTTTATGGGTAGTTTATAGAAACAAATGTTCACTTTGAGATTACAAATGGACGATAACCACAAGAAATGATATGTATATGTAAAAACTTAGTTACTTAAAAGCTGTCTTTTCTCATATAATCAAAATTAAATATCCGTAATTTTGTATTTAAACTAAAGAACATTAGTTCTACCAACAATGCCAACAAAAAACAAATACTTAAAACAAATTTTATTGTGGAGATATAAAAATATCTCTGAACGTAGATTTGTTTATCTCTTAAGTATTTTAGTTGGTTTTTTAGCGGGTCTTGGTACAGTAACTTTAAAAAACTTTACGCACTACATTCAGTTGCTTTTATCTATAGATTTTTTAAAAAGTTATAAAAGTTCACTGTATTTTATTTTTCCAATTATTGGTTTATTTATAGTTGCTGTAATTAAAAAAACTTGGCTTAAAAAACATATTGGTCATGGAATTTCTACAACGCTCTATGCTATTTCTAAAAGAAAAGGAATTATACCAAAATATAATATTTTTGCTTCTTTAATAACAGCACCAATTACTGTTGGTTTTGGGGGTTCTGTAGGTTTACAAGGGCCTGCAGTTAGTGCTGGTACAGCATTAGCTTCTTATACTTCTAGGTTGTTTCATATGAACACCAAAACAAGAATGTTATTAATTGGTTGTGCTACAGCAGGTGCTATGTCTTCTATGTTTAAAGCTCCAATTGCAGGTATTGTTTTTGCTTTAGAGGTTTTTAGCTTAGATATAGCTTTTGTTTCTTTAGTCCCTTTGTTATTGGCATCTGTTTCTGCAATAGTTACTTCTTACCTTTTTTTAGGTTCTGATGTTTTATTGGGGTTTGAATTAAATGATGAATTCGCAATTGGAGAAATTGGTTTTTACGCCCTTTTCGGAATTTTTACAGGTATTATTTCTGTGTATTTTTCTAAAGTATATTTTCTGATTAGAAAGTTCTTTTATCAATTTGAAAATCGATTTACAAGGCTAATTATCGGGAGTGTAATTATCGGTTTTATTTTATTTCTGATGCCAGCTTTATATGGTGAAGGTTATGGATTAATCAATAATTTATTAAAAGGAAACCACATTGCAGCAATTGGCAATACTCCTTTTTCTTTTGATGAAAACAACATCTGGATTGTAATTATTCTCTTATTATTAATTACCTTTTTTAAGGCGATAGCTATGAGTACCACATTTGCAGCTGGTGGAGTTGGTGGTATTTTTATACCCACTTTAGTTATGGGAAGTGCGCTTGGTAATGCCTTTGCTAAAATCATAAATAATATGGGTTTAGGTTTTCAGGTTTCTGAGGCTAATTTTACCTTAATTGGTATGACAGGTTTAATGGCAGGAGTTCTACATGCGCCACTAACAGCCATTTTCTTAATTGCAGAAATTACTGGTGGTTATGATTTATTTGTACCTCTTATGTTAGTTGCAGCAATTTCTTTTGCCTTTACAAAATACTTTATATCGAATTCAATTTATACCTACAAATTAGCACAAAGAGGCGAGCTCATTACACACAACAAAGACAAAAATGTAATGATGATGATGCAGATTGATGATCTAATTGAAACCAATTTTAAAAAGATTTATCCAGATATGTTATTAGGTGATATGCTAAAAAAAGCAGTTGCTAAATCTGCACGAAATATTTTTCCGGTAATTAATAAAGAAAATCAGTTTTTAGGTATTGTTTTAATGGATGATATTAGACCCATAATGTTCGATAAAGAAATGTACGATTGTACTACTGTACAAACTTTTATGAAAGCTGCACCAGAAATTATACATCATACAGATTCTGTTGAAAAAATAATGAAAAAATTTAAAGTGAGTGGTGCTTGGAATTTACCTGTAATTAAAGGAAATACTTATGTTGGTTTTATTTCTAAATCTAAATTATTAACTGCTTATCGAAACAAATTGGTTGAGGTTACGTCTTAATTACACGTGCTGATCTATTAAAATAGCATTACCATCAGGATCTAAAACTACAAAATTAGCTGGACCAGAAGTTGTTTCATCTGCTTCTGATTCTAATTGTTCACCTTCGTTTTTTAAATGTTTTTGAATGGTTCTTACATCATCAAAATCATTCAACTTATTAGCACTTTCATCCCAACCAGGGTTAAAGGTCATAATGTTGTTTTCAAACATTCCTTGAAAAAGACCTATTAAAGCATTACCGTTTTTCATAATGAGATAATTCTTTTCAATTTCGCCTGCAAAAACTGAAAAACCTAATTTTTCGTAAAATGCTTTTGATTTATAAATGTCTTTTACTGCTAAACTATTAGAAAATGCACCTAATTTCATATTGGTAGTTTTTGATTGATGTTTTAAAGTTAAGAAAATCTTTTGTAATGTCTATTGCTTAGGAGAATGCAAATAGTTCACAAACAAGTTTAGCCCTGATTGAAATGGCATCCTTTTTTTGTTTTTCACAAAAAAAGATATAATGAAAAGCAGGAAATAGCTACTAAAACTCTAATTCTCCATAGACAACAAAACCATTCTTAACTCCATAAAAGTAAAAGATTTATCTACTTTTTCTTTAAGTTCAGTGAGGTTTTTAAACTCAACTTCTTCTATTTGATTTATAATTTCTTTGTACTTTTTTAGCGGAATTAATTCTAAAATATCAACATCGCCAGAAGGGATAAAACTTGCCAAATGACTCTCTATTGTACCTGCTGTTAAACTGCGCTCTTTGGCTATTTCTTTTATAGATAAGCCAGACTTAAAGAGCTCTAAACTAATTTGTTTTGTCGGTTTTTTATCTTCTTTTTTCTGCTCATTGAACTTGTTTATTCCGTTTTCTTTGCAATATTGTTCAATAACTTCTAAAATTTCTTCTCCGTATTTAGTTACACGAGTTTTACCCATTCCTTTAACTTTTAGCAACTCTTTTTCTGTTCTTGGCAAAGCATCGCACATTGCATACAAGGTTTCTTGGGTAAAAATTTGAAAAGCAGCTATGTTTTCATTTATTCGAATTTCATCACGCAATTCACGTAATTTTAAAGCCAACAACGGGTCTTTTCTAGTAGATAATTTTTTCTTTTTAGCTGTTGGTGCAGATTTTTGTAAAACAGCTTTTGCTCTAACTTTTAAATATTCTTGAACCTTAAATCCGTTTGTCATTTTATTTAAAGCAAACAACTTTTCGAGTAATTTTTCTTGTAAAGAATCAAACTGAGTGGTAAAATCTTTTTTTACAGCTTTATTATCCGAAGAAAATTCTATGGTATTTAATGGTTTTAATATGTTGTTTTTTGTCTGATTTAAAAAATAATCGACAGCTTTTGTAAATCGTTCTTGAATTTGAGAGCTATTTTCTGGGAGGATATTATCCTCAGAAATTTTATTTAATTGATTTTTAAATCCGTTAGAAACCTTCATTAAAGCTACAACTCCATCATCTTTTATGGTTTGTAAATGATCAATAACATCTCCTTTTATACTGGTTTGATTTTTATAAAAAATATCTATTAATCTAGTTGATGGATATAAAAATGGTTGAAAATCGAATAATTCTGCAATTAAATTGAGTTGAAAATCTTTTTCTGATGCGTTTAAAACAGTTTCATCTGGATGATTTTCTTCTACACTTTCATTAAAAACACTTACAGTTTGATCGTTAATTATTGCGTTGCTGGTAATTGGCGTTTTTAAAACTAAACCTTCTAAAGAAGTACATCTACTTAAAGCTACATAGGTTTGACCGTGAGCAAATGAAGCTTCTGCATCTATTATGGCTTTTTCGAAAGTTAAACCCTGACTTTTATGAATTGTAATTGCCCAAGCTAAACGTAATGGAATTTGTGAAAAAGAACCAATAACATCTTCTTTAATCTCTTTGGTTTCTTCGTTAATGGTATAATTTACATTGTCCCAATTTTCTCTTTCTGTAACAATTTCATCAATTTCGTTGGCACACTGTACAGTTACATTTTCTCTTGAAATGTCAGTTACAATTCCTATTTTACCATTAAAATATCTTTTTTCTGGTGATGAATCATTTTTGATAAACATTACTTGAGCACCAATTTTTAACTCTAATTTTTCATCATTAGGAAACGCGTTTTCATTGAATTTTCCAGAAACTTCAGCATCAAAAAAATGACTTTGGTATTTAATTTTATTCAGCTCAGAATTGTTAATTAAATTGGCTCTTTTATTGTGTGTTGTTAAGGTGATATAACCATCGTCTTTGGTTGACGAGAATTCTGGATTATACCTTTCATTTAAAATTTTAGCAGATTTTTCTGATAAATTACTATTTCTGACTTCATTTAAAATGGTAATAAAATCTTCGTTTTTCTGACGATAAATATGCTTTAATTCTATAGAAACTACATTGGCCTCTTGAAAAGCTTTAGAGCTGAAGAAATACATAGTATCATAGTAACTTCTTAGTAAACTCCATTCATTTGGCCTAACAACTGGAGCCAATTGTTGTAAATCTCCAATCATTAAAACTTGAGCGCCTCCAAATACTTTGTTTCTATTTTTATAACGTCTCATTACTTGATCTATGCCATCTAACAAATCTGCACGAACCATAGAAATTTCGTCTATAATTACTAAATCTAACGATTTTATAATATCAATTTTAGTTTTAGAAAACTTACGTTGCTGATTTGTATTTGCAATTTGATTTGGTAAAATAGGCCCAAAAGGCATTTGAAAAAACGAATGAATCGTAACACCTTTTGCATTAATTGCTGCTACTCCAGTAGGAGCAACAATAACCATTCTTTTTAAAGATTCGTTTTTAATTTTGTGTAAAAAAGTAGTTTTACCTGTACCTGCTTTACCTGTTATAAATAAGTTTCTATCTGTTTTATTGATAAAATTAAAGGCAAGTTCTAACTCAGGATTTTTTGGCATTGTAGCTTTTTATTGCAAGGTAAATAAAATCAAAAAAAGAAAAAAAGACCAAATGGTTAAGATCGTAAAATTTTTTCCATTTTACGGCCTTTTGCTAATTCATCTATTAGCTTTTCCATTTGTCTGCATTTTTTATAGATTTCAAATTCATCTTCAATTTCCTCAATTCTATAACCACAAACCACACCTTTAATCTTTTCTGCATTGGGATGCATTTTGGCTTTATCAAAAAA contains:
- a CDS encoding helix-turn-helix domain-containing protein, encoding MPKNPELELAFNFINKTDRNLFITGKAGTGKTTFLHKIKNESLKRMVIVAPTGVAAINAKGVTIHSFFQMPFGPILPNQIANTNQQRKFSKTKIDIIKSLDLVIIDEISMVRADLLDGIDQVMRRYKNRNKVFGGAQVLMIGDLQQLAPVVRPNEWSLLRSYYDTMYFFSSKAFQEANVVSIELKHIYRQKNEDFITILNEVRNSNLSEKSAKILNERYNPEFSSTKDDGYITLTTHNKRANLINNSELNKIKYQSHFFDAEVSGKFNENAFPNDEKLELKIGAQVMFIKNDSSPEKRYFNGKIGIVTDISRENVTVQCANEIDEIVTERENWDNVNYTINEETKEIKEDVIGSFSQIPLRLAWAITIHKSQGLTFEKAIIDAEASFAHGQTYVALSRCTSLEGLVLKTPITSNAIINDQTVSVFNESVEENHPDETVLNASEKDFQLNLIAELFDFQPFLYPSTRLIDIFYKNQTSIKGDVIDHLQTIKDDGVVALMKVSNGFKNQLNKISEDNILPENSSQIQERFTKAVDYFLNQTKNNILKPLNTIEFSSDNKAVKKDFTTQFDSLQEKLLEKLFALNKMTNGFKVQEYLKVRAKAVLQKSAPTAKKKKLSTRKDPLLALKLRELRDEIRINENIAAFQIFTQETLYAMCDALPRTEKELLKVKGMGKTRVTKYGEEILEVIEQYCKENGINKFNEQKKEDKKPTKQISLELFKSGLSIKEIAKERSLTAGTIESHLASFIPSGDVDILELIPLKKYKEIINQIEEVEFKNLTELKEKVDKSFTFMELRMVLLSMEN
- a CDS encoding carboxypeptidase-like regulatory domain-containing protein, coding for MKQLTTITFLLFIFLGLNTNAIQAQQKVVVKGIVIDEFDNPIPFAAITLVGKTKGTSSTEDGGFSLFLTSAELEDTLSFSSLGFIPTKVKVKDYLAQKEQKIVLKESVMEMDEITILAPKHYVLSALKSLKENTLSEPHKLEMLFRRAGTEEGKSKFFVENYVAVRDRGPAYGTGIIQVLHSRKSADYRYWKREQWRHPIIGMHEVNPLRPISSQHKRNLKKFKWIVDGETSYDGEEVLILKGTNPKKKWDNIVLFIGIDSYKVYRIERGKSLYIYKKHQNGKLVISYYKNDWSFPKWNIPKELLGTPAETLRYQLEAFVYDVQTDKKKIKVRAYGADKDMGNLELPYDPVFWQNLSMPPDTKFYKQIKAGLESNFGVPLETQYKLVNK
- a CDS encoding VOC family protein, which encodes MKLGAFSNSLAVKDIYKSKAFYEKLGFSVFAGEIEKNYLIMKNGNALIGLFQGMFENNIMTFNPGWDESANKLNDFDDVRTIQKHLKNEGEQLESEADETTSGPANFVVLDPDGNAILIDQHV
- a CDS encoding T9SS type A sorting domain-containing protein — protein: MVKHQKMILKRIKQILVIAILFASSFMYSKTIYVATNGNDSNNGTLSSPYKTLSKAISVLTSGDVCIIRGGVYEEPFVISKNGTSSNYITIKAMDGEKVDIRATKKINNWQLYQNDIYKTSVNMNIASRFRAVYHNDEYMDLARWPNNIDNNRWTVDCHPVTGGGAGNYITASGIPNINWANGGLMYYLGAHSGTSWTRPITSNTTSRINHEQVDINKWPFNTHNAETWRNNVGNERGQFYLFNKLEALDYYREWYYDATTTTLYLKTNNGAKPADNSVEYATAQFIAEIKGDYIKFEGLDFFGGSVKIHNNADNNIILNCNIIHGSEGHDSLTNTSAQVGEASLEILGGNTIVRGNTIDHSSASGITVVNWSGAHNCIVEQNTISNIDYVGIHASPIRTSANNLKVLKNTIFNAGRDGMYVAGSNCEVAYNDVSASQKINSDSGIFYTVGNTNLKNNEIHHNWFHDAIAPSYSHSQGDPAKAAGIYLDNDSKGYVVHHNVVWNVSWSAYQVNWNNENLNFYHNTIWDAERAMDSWVNGRSQSNNKIYNNFSNVADWFAGNGTSEFDIKDNVITTLSTLKDPNNQDFMPLANSAVVDQGRVISDFTKPYKNNAPDIGAYEFGGTAWTAGINAIEDSGEPLSVNDVFLDDNLTIYPNPTTTTLNLKFRNEINGLVDVKIFSVLGKQVVTKNTLNSIDVSALQAGTYFIKIKNANKVYNTVFVKK
- a CDS encoding chloride channel protein, whose amino-acid sequence is MPTKNKYLKQILLWRYKNISERRFVYLLSILVGFLAGLGTVTLKNFTHYIQLLLSIDFLKSYKSSLYFIFPIIGLFIVAVIKKTWLKKHIGHGISTTLYAISKRKGIIPKYNIFASLITAPITVGFGGSVGLQGPAVSAGTALASYTSRLFHMNTKTRMLLIGCATAGAMSSMFKAPIAGIVFALEVFSLDIAFVSLVPLLLASVSAIVTSYLFLGSDVLLGFELNDEFAIGEIGFYALFGIFTGIISVYFSKVYFLIRKFFYQFENRFTRLIIGSVIIGFILFLMPALYGEGYGLINNLLKGNHIAAIGNTPFSFDENNIWIVIILLLLITFFKAIAMSTTFAAGGVGGIFIPTLVMGSALGNAFAKIINNMGLGFQVSEANFTLIGMTGLMAGVLHAPLTAIFLIAEITGGYDLFVPLMLVAAISFAFTKYFISNSIYTYKLAQRGELITHNKDKNVMMMMQIDDLIETNFKKIYPDMLLGDMLKKAVAKSARNIFPVINKENQFLGIVLMDDIRPIMFDKEMYDCTTVQTFMKAAPEIIHHTDSVEKIMKKFKVSGAWNLPVIKGNTYVGFISKSKLLTAYRNKLVEVTS